Proteins from a genomic interval of Diospyros lotus cultivar Yz01 chromosome 6, ASM1463336v1, whole genome shotgun sequence:
- the LOC127803833 gene encoding DNA mismatch repair protein MLH3 isoform X8: protein MGDIKHLPDAVHSSVRSGIILFNLTRVVEELIFNSLDAGATKIYVAIGVGTCYVKVVDNGCGIDREGLMLLGERYATSKSDQLADTDSVARSFGFRGEALSSISDVSLLEVITKAHGKPNGYRKVIKECKCLYLGIDDGRQDVGTTVIVRDLFYNQPVRRKHIQSSTKKVLQSVKKSVLRIALVHPKVFLKLVDIESEDELFCTAPSSSPLSLVMSNLGIEVCGSLCELNVSDGVLKLSGYMSSPCDTSFLKAFQYVYINSRYIFKCPIHKLLNQLAAGSNFLDMQKAKVGSQNSKRSRSQTDVTFILDLSCPRSWYDLTFEPSKTSVEFRDWFPILGFIEKAITDFWSENFSYGHGHPLAHGTGRSVEDKVKGEADNRLLSEEETSELKHLQRSSGMCQLHSEPTTLEAQLVCTRPDKKKVADDSDVKKFKVPKNSEGLYICSRDSVEEFSNPLDSQPKWGKSCQNTVNGNKLHNLHEGAILDISSGILHLAGDSLVPESMNRNCIEDAKVLQQVDKKFIAVVGSGVLALIDQHAADERIRLEELRQKVLSGEKKTITYLDTEKKLVLPETGYQLLHNYAEQVHKWGWLCNFHGRGSRSFRKNLNLLHKEPTVVTVLAVPCILGVNLTDGDLLEFLQQLADTDGSSTIPPSVLRILNSKACRGAIMFGDALLPSECSLIVEELRRTSLCFQCAHGRPTTVPLVNLEALHKQIQKLGSSDGVWDMSWRGLCRQELSLERATCRLKSARDTDSKFV from the exons ATGGGCGACATCAAGCACTTGCCTGATGCCGTGCACAGCTCGGTTCGTTCTGGCATTATCTTGTTCAACCTGACCAGAGTTGTGGAGGAGCTGATTTTCAACAGTCTCGATGCTGGTGCGACCAAG ATATATGTTGCAATTGGTGTTGGCACCTGCTATGTTAAAGTAGTGGACAATG GATGTGGAATAGATCGGGAGGGATTGATGCTGCTGGGAGAAAGATATG CAACATCAAAATCTGATCAGCTGGCTGATACCGATTCTGTTGCTAGAAGCTTTGGCTTTCGAGGAGAAGCATTAAGCTCCATTTCTGATGTTTCATTGTTGGAAGTCATTACAAAAGCTCATGGGAAGCCAAATGGTTACCGCAAGGTCATTAAG GAATGCAAGTGTTTGTACCTTGGGATTGATGATGGTAGACAAGATGTAGGCACAACAG TCATTGTTCGGGATTTATTTTACAACCAACCTGTACGGAGGAAGCATATACAGTCCAG CACAAAGAAGGTCTTGCAATCAGTCAAAAAATCTGTGCTAAGGATTGCGCTTGTTCATCCAAAAGTTTTCTTGAAACTTGTTGATATTGAGAG TGAAGATGAGTTATTCTGCACAGCCCCTTCCTCATCTCCTTTGTCACTGGTGATGAGTAATTTGGGGATTGAGGTTTGTGGTTCTCTATGTGAACTGAATGTCTCtgatggtgtgttaaagctttCTGGATACATGTCCAGTCCTTGTGATACTTCCTTTCTGAAG GCCTTTCAGTATGTCT ACATCAATTCACGATATATCTTCAAATGCCCAATACATAAACTGCTGAATCAGTTAGCAGCAGGGTCCAACTTTTTGGATATGCAGAAGGCTAAAGTTGGGTCCCAGAATTCAAAGAGAAGTAGGTCTCAAACAGATGTAACTTTTATTTTAGACTTGAGTTGCCCGAGATCTTGGTATGATCTAACTTTTGAGCCATCAAAGACATCAGTTGAGTTCAGG GATTGGTTTCCAATTCTTGGTTTTATTGAAAAAGCCATCACAGACTTCTGGAGTGAAAATTTTTCTTATG GACATGGACATCCCCTTGCACATGGCACTGGTAGGTCAGTAGAAGATAAAGTCAAAGGAGAAGCAGACAACAGACTGTTATCAGAAGAAG AAACTAGTGAGTTAAAGCATTTACAGAGATCATCTGGTATGTGTCAACTACATTCTGAACCAACTACTTTGGAAGCTCAATTGGTCTGTACCAG ACCAGACAAGAAAAAAGTAGCAGACGACAGtgatgttaaaaaatttaaagtgcCTAAGAACTCAGAGGGCCTGTACATTTGCAGTAGGGATTCTGTTGAAG AATTTTCCAATCCTTTAGATTCTCAGCCTAAATGGGGGAAGAGCTGTCAAAACACTGTA AATGGGAATAAATTACATAATCTTCATGAGGGTGCTATCCTTGACATCTCTTCTGGCATCTTACACCTAGCTGGAGATTCTTTAGTTCCTGAATCCATGAATAGGAATTGTATAGAAGATGCCAAGGTTCTCCAACAGGTGGATAAGAAATTCATTGCAGTCGTGGGCTCTGGAGTGCTTGCTCTTATTGACCAG caTGCTGCGGATGAAAGGATCCGCCTGGAAGAACTCCGTCAGAAG GTCCTATCTGGAGAAAAGAAGACAATCACCTATCTGGACACTGAAAAGAAACTG GTCCTGCCTGAAACTGGCTATCAGTTACTGCACAATTATGCTGAACAGGTTCATAAGTGGGGCTGGCTCTGCAATTTTCATGGTCGGGGTTCAAGATCTTTTAGAAA GAACCTGAATCTTCTACACAAGGAGCCAACTGTTGTCACAGTTCTTGCg GTGCCATGCATTCTGGGAGTGAATTTGACAGATGGAGATCTGTTAGAGTTTCTTCAACAG CTTGCTGATACGGATGGATCATCCACAATACCACCATCTGTCCTTCGGATACTTAATTCCAAAGCATGTAGAG GTGCAATTATGTTTGGCGATGCATTGCTACCTTCAGAGTGCTCTCTTATCGTTGAAGAACTGCGGAGAACCTCCTTGTGCTTCCAA TGCGCCCATGGGCGACCTACAACTGTCCCTCTTGTCAACTTGGAGGCATTGCATAAACAAATACAGAAGCTTGGATCATCTGATGGGGTTTGGGATATGTCATGGCGCGGTTTATGTCGACAAGAACTCAGCTTAGAACGTGCAACATGCCGTTTAAAGTCTGCACGAG ATACGGATTCAAAATTTGTGTAG
- the LOC127803833 gene encoding DNA mismatch repair protein MLH3 isoform X3 → MGDIKHLPDAVHSSVRSGIILFNLTRVVEELIFNSLDAGATKIYVAIGVGTCYVKVVDNGCGIDREGLMLLGERYATSKSDQLADTDSVARSFGFRGEALSSISDVSLLEVITKAHGKPNGYRKECKCLYLGIDDGRQDVGTTVIVRDLFYNQPVRRKHIQSSTKKVLQSVKKSVLRIALVHPKVFLKLVDIESEDELFCTAPSSSPLSLVMSNLGIEVCGSLCELNVSDGVLKLSGYMSSPCDTSFLKAFQYVYINSRYIFKCPIHKLLNQLAAGSNFLDMQKAKVGSQNSKRSRSQTDVTFILDLSCPRSWYDLTFEPSKTSVEFRDWFPILGFIEKAITDFWSENFSYGHGHPLAHGTGRSVEDKVKGEADNRLLSEEAALPVKYGIRKGRGRIHNPPASFVLPCPWVEMQTDDSKCCQNNKRFSSCNDSEKECHTGLGFLYQTDYSLQSCDGYHPLSRITAEEESGSYMQDSNINIFSDEDCSFRNKCFAAEKNNDTAAYTLGSSLQDECLNMDVSISNTYSQNELSCDYFEIGTEMDKVSGDPKMPFLQSCSFRRSLPYGEESLLSSEGFDFQNDGLRTKRKRLETDDWVNVAKVHDLGQRFDFLQTSMVKDGAASLWPSPRSRTKNDVLSGVDFLSNDLLKLSENFGECLARENDPLSDLSAQIRQFGSTHHSSDFKWSPVMSGPAFEAKSHAVEQFAKQSALDGCMAYSINARYDCLADSEVKDYDFHIDNSVRNSSSLESFSFSGWNTVHSDSRSHACSGKNSSGFFGRHTLDDVLSPKCLDICYDEAKWLCLNSYGKSGGNCFTVRPHHISKSVSSDKDKNKKDRFIHQEAEYAFKKKTRRSHSCPPFYRGKKKFLTSNNRLTVESRKAKVCTIEDASTFEETSELKHLQRSSGMCQLHSEPTTLEAQLVCTSLACRPDKKKVADDSDVKKFKVPKNSEGLYICSRDSVEEFSNPLDSQPKWGKSCQNTVNGNKLHNLHEGAILDISSGILHLAGDSLVPESMNRNCIEDAKVLQQVDKKFIAVVGSGVLALIDQHAADERIRLEELRQKVLSGEKKTITYLDTEKKLVLPETGYQLLHNYAEQVHKWGWLCNFHGRGSRSFRKNLNLLHKEPTVVTVLAVPCILGVNLTDGDLLEFLQQLADTDGSSTIPPSVLRILNSKACRGAIMFGDALLPSECSLIVEELRRTSLCFQCAHGRPTTVPLVNLEALHKQIQKLGSSDGVWDMSWRGLCRQELSLERATCRLKSARDTDSKFV, encoded by the exons ATGGGCGACATCAAGCACTTGCCTGATGCCGTGCACAGCTCGGTTCGTTCTGGCATTATCTTGTTCAACCTGACCAGAGTTGTGGAGGAGCTGATTTTCAACAGTCTCGATGCTGGTGCGACCAAG ATATATGTTGCAATTGGTGTTGGCACCTGCTATGTTAAAGTAGTGGACAATG GATGTGGAATAGATCGGGAGGGATTGATGCTGCTGGGAGAAAGATATG CAACATCAAAATCTGATCAGCTGGCTGATACCGATTCTGTTGCTAGAAGCTTTGGCTTTCGAGGAGAAGCATTAAGCTCCATTTCTGATGTTTCATTGTTGGAAGTCATTACAAAAGCTCATGGGAAGCCAAATGGTTACCGCAAG GAATGCAAGTGTTTGTACCTTGGGATTGATGATGGTAGACAAGATGTAGGCACAACAG TCATTGTTCGGGATTTATTTTACAACCAACCTGTACGGAGGAAGCATATACAGTCCAG CACAAAGAAGGTCTTGCAATCAGTCAAAAAATCTGTGCTAAGGATTGCGCTTGTTCATCCAAAAGTTTTCTTGAAACTTGTTGATATTGAGAG TGAAGATGAGTTATTCTGCACAGCCCCTTCCTCATCTCCTTTGTCACTGGTGATGAGTAATTTGGGGATTGAGGTTTGTGGTTCTCTATGTGAACTGAATGTCTCtgatggtgtgttaaagctttCTGGATACATGTCCAGTCCTTGTGATACTTCCTTTCTGAAG GCCTTTCAGTATGTCT ACATCAATTCACGATATATCTTCAAATGCCCAATACATAAACTGCTGAATCAGTTAGCAGCAGGGTCCAACTTTTTGGATATGCAGAAGGCTAAAGTTGGGTCCCAGAATTCAAAGAGAAGTAGGTCTCAAACAGATGTAACTTTTATTTTAGACTTGAGTTGCCCGAGATCTTGGTATGATCTAACTTTTGAGCCATCAAAGACATCAGTTGAGTTCAGG GATTGGTTTCCAATTCTTGGTTTTATTGAAAAAGCCATCACAGACTTCTGGAGTGAAAATTTTTCTTATG GACATGGACATCCCCTTGCACATGGCACTGGTAGGTCAGTAGAAGATAAAGTCAAAGGAGAAGCAGACAACAGACTGTTATCAGAAGAAG CAGCTTTACCAGTGAAATATGGAATTCGAAAAGGAAGGGGCAGGATCCACAACCCTCCAGCTTCTTTTGTCCTTCCATGCCCCTGGGTGGAGATGCAAACTGATGACTCCAAGTGTTGCCAGAACAACAAAAGATTTTCTTCTTGTAATGATTCAGAGAAAGAGTGCCACACTGGGTTAGGGTTTCTGTATCAAACTGATTACTCACTCCAATCATGTGATGGATATCATCCATTGTCCAGAATAACTGCAGAAGAAGAGAGTGGCAGTTATATGCAGGATTCCAATATTAATATCTTTTCTGATGAAGACTGTTCGTTCAGGAATAAGTGCTTCGCagcagaaaaaaataatgacacTGCAGCCTATACTTTAGGTTCTAGTTTGCAGGATGAGTGTCTTAATATGGATGTTAGTATAAGCAATACATATTCACAAAATGAATTATCTTGTGActattttgagattggcactgAAATGGATAAAGTCAGTGGTGACCCTAAAATGCCCTTCCTGCAAAGTTGCTCCTTTCGGAGAAGCCTGCCATATGGCGAGGAATCACTGTTGAGCTCTGAAGGATTTGACTTTCAGAATGATGGCTTGAGAACCAAACGGAAGCGGCTTGAAACTGATGACTGGGTTAATGTTGCAAAAGTTCATGACCTTGGCCAAAGGTTTGATTTCCTTCAAACGTCTATGGTGAAGGATGGGGCAGCAAGTTTGTGGCCCTCCCCTAGATCTAGAACTAAAAATGATGTACTTAGTGGTGTGGATTTTTTGTCAAATGATTTGCTGAAGTTGTCTGAAAATTTTGGAGAGTGTTTAGCCAGAGAGAATGACCCCCTATCAGATTTAAGTGCTCAAATCAGACAATTTGGTTCTACTCATCATTCTTCTGATTTTAAATGGTCTCCTGTTATGTCAGGCCCAGCATTTGAAGCTAAGTCTCATGCTGTAGAACAATTTGCTAAACAGAGTGCCCTTGACGGATGCATGGCTTATAGTATTAATGCTAGATATGACTGTTTGGCAGACAGCGAAGTTAAGGACTATGATTTTCACATTGACAATTCCGTCAGAAATAGCTCAAGCCTTGAAAGTTTCTCCTTTTCAGGCTGGAATACTGTACATTCAGATTCCAGGAGTCATGCTTGTTCTGGTAAAAATAGTTCTGGATTTTTCGGACGGCACACACTTGATGATGTCCTCTCTCCTAAATGTTTAGATATTTGTTATGATGAAGCAAAATGGTTATGTTTAAACTCATATGGCAAATCTGGTGGCAACTGTTTTACAGTAAGACCACATCATATTTCTAAGTCAGTTTCCTCTgataaggataaaaataaaaaggatcGGTTTATACATCAAGAGGCAGAGTATGcttttaagaaaaaaacaagaagaagccATTCATGCCCACCATTTTATAGAGGGAAGAAAAAATTCTTGACTTCAAATAATCGCTTGACTGTAGAGTCTAGAAAAGCCAAAGTCTGCACCATTGAAGATGCTTCTACTTTCGAAG AAACTAGTGAGTTAAAGCATTTACAGAGATCATCTGGTATGTGTCAACTACATTCTGAACCAACTACTTTGGAAGCTCAATTGGTCTGTACCAG TCTTGCTTGCAGACCAGACAAGAAAAAAGTAGCAGACGACAGtgatgttaaaaaatttaaagtgcCTAAGAACTCAGAGGGCCTGTACATTTGCAGTAGGGATTCTGTTGAAG AATTTTCCAATCCTTTAGATTCTCAGCCTAAATGGGGGAAGAGCTGTCAAAACACTGTA AATGGGAATAAATTACATAATCTTCATGAGGGTGCTATCCTTGACATCTCTTCTGGCATCTTACACCTAGCTGGAGATTCTTTAGTTCCTGAATCCATGAATAGGAATTGTATAGAAGATGCCAAGGTTCTCCAACAGGTGGATAAGAAATTCATTGCAGTCGTGGGCTCTGGAGTGCTTGCTCTTATTGACCAG caTGCTGCGGATGAAAGGATCCGCCTGGAAGAACTCCGTCAGAAG GTCCTATCTGGAGAAAAGAAGACAATCACCTATCTGGACACTGAAAAGAAACTG GTCCTGCCTGAAACTGGCTATCAGTTACTGCACAATTATGCTGAACAGGTTCATAAGTGGGGCTGGCTCTGCAATTTTCATGGTCGGGGTTCAAGATCTTTTAGAAA GAACCTGAATCTTCTACACAAGGAGCCAACTGTTGTCACAGTTCTTGCg GTGCCATGCATTCTGGGAGTGAATTTGACAGATGGAGATCTGTTAGAGTTTCTTCAACAG CTTGCTGATACGGATGGATCATCCACAATACCACCATCTGTCCTTCGGATACTTAATTCCAAAGCATGTAGAG GTGCAATTATGTTTGGCGATGCATTGCTACCTTCAGAGTGCTCTCTTATCGTTGAAGAACTGCGGAGAACCTCCTTGTGCTTCCAA TGCGCCCATGGGCGACCTACAACTGTCCCTCTTGTCAACTTGGAGGCATTGCATAAACAAATACAGAAGCTTGGATCATCTGATGGGGTTTGGGATATGTCATGGCGCGGTTTATGTCGACAAGAACTCAGCTTAGAACGTGCAACATGCCGTTTAAAGTCTGCACGAG ATACGGATTCAAAATTTGTGTAG
- the LOC127803833 gene encoding DNA mismatch repair protein MLH3 isoform X1, with translation MGDIKHLPDAVHSSVRSGIILFNLTRVVEELIFNSLDAGATKIYVAIGVGTCYVKVVDNGCGIDREGLMLLGERYATSKSDQLADTDSVARSFGFRGEALSSISDVSLLEVITKAHGKPNGYRKVIKECKCLYLGIDDGRQDVGTTVIVRDLFYNQPVRRKHIQSSTKKVLQSVKKSVLRIALVHPKVFLKLVDIESEDELFCTAPSSSPLSLVMSNLGIEVCGSLCELNVSDGVLKLSGYMSSPCDTSFLKAFQYVYINSRYIFKCPIHKLLNQLAAGSNFLDMQKAKVGSQNSKRSRSQTDVTFILDLSCPRSWYDLTFEPSKTSVEFRDWFPILGFIEKAITDFWSENFSYGHGHPLAHGTGRSVEDKVKGEADNRLLSEEAALPVKYGIRKGRGRIHNPPASFVLPCPWVEMQTDDSKCCQNNKRFSSCNDSEKECHTGLGFLYQTDYSLQSCDGYHPLSRITAEEESGSYMQDSNINIFSDEDCSFRNKCFAAEKNNDTAAYTLGSSLQDECLNMDVSISNTYSQNELSCDYFEIGTEMDKVSGDPKMPFLQSCSFRRSLPYGEESLLSSEGFDFQNDGLRTKRKRLETDDWVNVAKVHDLGQRFDFLQTSMVKDGAASLWPSPRSRTKNDVLSGVDFLSNDLLKLSENFGECLARENDPLSDLSAQIRQFGSTHHSSDFKWSPVMSGPAFEAKSHAVEQFAKQSALDGCMAYSINARYDCLADSEVKDYDFHIDNSVRNSSSLESFSFSGWNTVHSDSRSHACSGKNSSGFFGRHTLDDVLSPKCLDICYDEAKWLCLNSYGKSGGNCFTVRPHHISKSVSSDKDKNKKDRFIHQEAEYAFKKKTRRSHSCPPFYRGKKKFLTSNNRLTVESRKAKVCTIEDASTFEETSELKHLQRSSGMCQLHSEPTTLEAQLVCTSLACRPDKKKVADDSDVKKFKVPKNSEGLYICSRDSVEEFSNPLDSQPKWGKSCQNTVNGNKLHNLHEGAILDISSGILHLAGDSLVPESMNRNCIEDAKVLQQVDKKFIAVVGSGVLALIDQHAADERIRLEELRQKVLSGEKKTITYLDTEKKLVLPETGYQLLHNYAEQVHKWGWLCNFHGRGSRSFRKNLNLLHKEPTVVTVLAVPCILGVNLTDGDLLEFLQQLADTDGSSTIPPSVLRILNSKACRGAIMFGDALLPSECSLIVEELRRTSLCFQCAHGRPTTVPLVNLEALHKQIQKLGSSDGVWDMSWRGLCRQELSLERATCRLKSARDTDSKFV, from the exons ATGGGCGACATCAAGCACTTGCCTGATGCCGTGCACAGCTCGGTTCGTTCTGGCATTATCTTGTTCAACCTGACCAGAGTTGTGGAGGAGCTGATTTTCAACAGTCTCGATGCTGGTGCGACCAAG ATATATGTTGCAATTGGTGTTGGCACCTGCTATGTTAAAGTAGTGGACAATG GATGTGGAATAGATCGGGAGGGATTGATGCTGCTGGGAGAAAGATATG CAACATCAAAATCTGATCAGCTGGCTGATACCGATTCTGTTGCTAGAAGCTTTGGCTTTCGAGGAGAAGCATTAAGCTCCATTTCTGATGTTTCATTGTTGGAAGTCATTACAAAAGCTCATGGGAAGCCAAATGGTTACCGCAAGGTCATTAAG GAATGCAAGTGTTTGTACCTTGGGATTGATGATGGTAGACAAGATGTAGGCACAACAG TCATTGTTCGGGATTTATTTTACAACCAACCTGTACGGAGGAAGCATATACAGTCCAG CACAAAGAAGGTCTTGCAATCAGTCAAAAAATCTGTGCTAAGGATTGCGCTTGTTCATCCAAAAGTTTTCTTGAAACTTGTTGATATTGAGAG TGAAGATGAGTTATTCTGCACAGCCCCTTCCTCATCTCCTTTGTCACTGGTGATGAGTAATTTGGGGATTGAGGTTTGTGGTTCTCTATGTGAACTGAATGTCTCtgatggtgtgttaaagctttCTGGATACATGTCCAGTCCTTGTGATACTTCCTTTCTGAAG GCCTTTCAGTATGTCT ACATCAATTCACGATATATCTTCAAATGCCCAATACATAAACTGCTGAATCAGTTAGCAGCAGGGTCCAACTTTTTGGATATGCAGAAGGCTAAAGTTGGGTCCCAGAATTCAAAGAGAAGTAGGTCTCAAACAGATGTAACTTTTATTTTAGACTTGAGTTGCCCGAGATCTTGGTATGATCTAACTTTTGAGCCATCAAAGACATCAGTTGAGTTCAGG GATTGGTTTCCAATTCTTGGTTTTATTGAAAAAGCCATCACAGACTTCTGGAGTGAAAATTTTTCTTATG GACATGGACATCCCCTTGCACATGGCACTGGTAGGTCAGTAGAAGATAAAGTCAAAGGAGAAGCAGACAACAGACTGTTATCAGAAGAAG CAGCTTTACCAGTGAAATATGGAATTCGAAAAGGAAGGGGCAGGATCCACAACCCTCCAGCTTCTTTTGTCCTTCCATGCCCCTGGGTGGAGATGCAAACTGATGACTCCAAGTGTTGCCAGAACAACAAAAGATTTTCTTCTTGTAATGATTCAGAGAAAGAGTGCCACACTGGGTTAGGGTTTCTGTATCAAACTGATTACTCACTCCAATCATGTGATGGATATCATCCATTGTCCAGAATAACTGCAGAAGAAGAGAGTGGCAGTTATATGCAGGATTCCAATATTAATATCTTTTCTGATGAAGACTGTTCGTTCAGGAATAAGTGCTTCGCagcagaaaaaaataatgacacTGCAGCCTATACTTTAGGTTCTAGTTTGCAGGATGAGTGTCTTAATATGGATGTTAGTATAAGCAATACATATTCACAAAATGAATTATCTTGTGActattttgagattggcactgAAATGGATAAAGTCAGTGGTGACCCTAAAATGCCCTTCCTGCAAAGTTGCTCCTTTCGGAGAAGCCTGCCATATGGCGAGGAATCACTGTTGAGCTCTGAAGGATTTGACTTTCAGAATGATGGCTTGAGAACCAAACGGAAGCGGCTTGAAACTGATGACTGGGTTAATGTTGCAAAAGTTCATGACCTTGGCCAAAGGTTTGATTTCCTTCAAACGTCTATGGTGAAGGATGGGGCAGCAAGTTTGTGGCCCTCCCCTAGATCTAGAACTAAAAATGATGTACTTAGTGGTGTGGATTTTTTGTCAAATGATTTGCTGAAGTTGTCTGAAAATTTTGGAGAGTGTTTAGCCAGAGAGAATGACCCCCTATCAGATTTAAGTGCTCAAATCAGACAATTTGGTTCTACTCATCATTCTTCTGATTTTAAATGGTCTCCTGTTATGTCAGGCCCAGCATTTGAAGCTAAGTCTCATGCTGTAGAACAATTTGCTAAACAGAGTGCCCTTGACGGATGCATGGCTTATAGTATTAATGCTAGATATGACTGTTTGGCAGACAGCGAAGTTAAGGACTATGATTTTCACATTGACAATTCCGTCAGAAATAGCTCAAGCCTTGAAAGTTTCTCCTTTTCAGGCTGGAATACTGTACATTCAGATTCCAGGAGTCATGCTTGTTCTGGTAAAAATAGTTCTGGATTTTTCGGACGGCACACACTTGATGATGTCCTCTCTCCTAAATGTTTAGATATTTGTTATGATGAAGCAAAATGGTTATGTTTAAACTCATATGGCAAATCTGGTGGCAACTGTTTTACAGTAAGACCACATCATATTTCTAAGTCAGTTTCCTCTgataaggataaaaataaaaaggatcGGTTTATACATCAAGAGGCAGAGTATGcttttaagaaaaaaacaagaagaagccATTCATGCCCACCATTTTATAGAGGGAAGAAAAAATTCTTGACTTCAAATAATCGCTTGACTGTAGAGTCTAGAAAAGCCAAAGTCTGCACCATTGAAGATGCTTCTACTTTCGAAG AAACTAGTGAGTTAAAGCATTTACAGAGATCATCTGGTATGTGTCAACTACATTCTGAACCAACTACTTTGGAAGCTCAATTGGTCTGTACCAG TCTTGCTTGCAGACCAGACAAGAAAAAAGTAGCAGACGACAGtgatgttaaaaaatttaaagtgcCTAAGAACTCAGAGGGCCTGTACATTTGCAGTAGGGATTCTGTTGAAG AATTTTCCAATCCTTTAGATTCTCAGCCTAAATGGGGGAAGAGCTGTCAAAACACTGTA AATGGGAATAAATTACATAATCTTCATGAGGGTGCTATCCTTGACATCTCTTCTGGCATCTTACACCTAGCTGGAGATTCTTTAGTTCCTGAATCCATGAATAGGAATTGTATAGAAGATGCCAAGGTTCTCCAACAGGTGGATAAGAAATTCATTGCAGTCGTGGGCTCTGGAGTGCTTGCTCTTATTGACCAG caTGCTGCGGATGAAAGGATCCGCCTGGAAGAACTCCGTCAGAAG GTCCTATCTGGAGAAAAGAAGACAATCACCTATCTGGACACTGAAAAGAAACTG GTCCTGCCTGAAACTGGCTATCAGTTACTGCACAATTATGCTGAACAGGTTCATAAGTGGGGCTGGCTCTGCAATTTTCATGGTCGGGGTTCAAGATCTTTTAGAAA GAACCTGAATCTTCTACACAAGGAGCCAACTGTTGTCACAGTTCTTGCg GTGCCATGCATTCTGGGAGTGAATTTGACAGATGGAGATCTGTTAGAGTTTCTTCAACAG CTTGCTGATACGGATGGATCATCCACAATACCACCATCTGTCCTTCGGATACTTAATTCCAAAGCATGTAGAG GTGCAATTATGTTTGGCGATGCATTGCTACCTTCAGAGTGCTCTCTTATCGTTGAAGAACTGCGGAGAACCTCCTTGTGCTTCCAA TGCGCCCATGGGCGACCTACAACTGTCCCTCTTGTCAACTTGGAGGCATTGCATAAACAAATACAGAAGCTTGGATCATCTGATGGGGTTTGGGATATGTCATGGCGCGGTTTATGTCGACAAGAACTCAGCTTAGAACGTGCAACATGCCGTTTAAAGTCTGCACGAG ATACGGATTCAAAATTTGTGTAG